Within Anaeromyxobacter diazotrophicus, the genomic segment CGCGCCCGCCGGCGAGGCCGCCTCGACCGCGTTGGAGAGCAGGTTCACGAACACCTGCCGGAGCTGCCCCGGATCGCCCTCCACCTCCAGGCCGGCCAGCCCCTCGGCGCGGAACCGCATCGCCTCCGGCCGCATCACCGCGTCCACCGCGCCCGCCACCACCTGCTCGAGCCGCACGCGCTCCTTCACCAGCGGCCGGTTGCGGATCATGTCGAGCAGGTTGGTGATGATGCCGTTCGCCACGCCCAGCTGGTCGCCGATGCGATCGAGGTGCTTCTTCACCCGCTCGTCGGCGCCGACCCGGCCGCGCAGGATGAAGAGCGAGGTCTCGATGACGCCGAGCGGGTTGCGCAGGTCGTGGCCGATGGAGCCCACCAGCTGGCCGAAGGTGGCGAGGCGCTCCGCCCGCGCCGACTGCGCCACCAGGTCCTCCCGGAAGGTGTGCAGCATCACCGCCAGCTCGAGATCGAGGATGCGTCCCAGCGCCTCCCGGACGGTCTTCAGCGCGTCCGGGGAGGTGCGGTAGGTGTCGTCCACGATGGCGTTGAGCTCGCGCCGGACGACGTTCATGGCGCCGAACATGTAGTGCTGCGGCAGCTCGATGCGGACGTGGTAGCGGCCGATCCGGGAGCGGTTCTGGTAGTAGGCCTCGTCCCATGGCCCGCGCAGGAGGGTGTCGAGCCAGCGCTGGAGGGTGATCTTGAGGTGCCCGACCTGGCTCTCTCCGCCGGTGAGAGAGCGCTTCGCCCCCTCGTGGCCGAGGATGGTGGCGTAGAACACCTCGGCCACGGCAGGGAAGTGCGGCGCGGCGGACGCGTGCAGCGCACGCAGCGCGCGCTCGTCGACCTCGCTCCAGCCGACGTACCGCTTGAGCTCGTCGAACAGGGTCTCTTCCATGCCTGGAAGGGTTGTAGGGCTTCGCTTGCCCGAGATCAATTCAACCGACGGGGCAGGCGCTCGCTTCTCGGGCTCAGGCGCGCGTCGAGCCCTGCACCGCCTCGGCCACCAGGTCGAGGTCCTGCACCATGTCGGCTGCGAACCGGACGAAGTCCGCCTCGGTGATGATCCCGAGGAGGGCGCCGTCGTCGCCGCAGACCGGCAGGCAGCCGTACTTCCTCTCGAGCATCACGCGCGCGGCGCGGACGAGGGAGGTGGTCGGGCTGACCGTCACCGGCTCGCGGACCATGATCTCGCTCGCGGCGGTCGTGCGCGCCGGCCGGGTCGCGGAGGCGCGCAGGAGATCGCGCTGGGTGACGAGGCCGACCAGCTTCCCGTCCCGCACCACCGGGAGGTGGCGGATCGCGCCCAGGCGCAGCATCTGCTCGGCGAGCGCCAGATCGTCGGTCTCCTTCAGCGTGACGAGCTCGCGGGTCATGAAATCGCCCACGCGGAGCGTGCGCACCCCGCTCTCCGCCGCCGGCGCCGCCTCATCGGGTTGCTGCATCGCGCACCTCCTTCGGGCCGGCTCCTGCCCGGAAGGCGCGATGCTGCCACATCCCGAGCGCTACCGCACCACCAGGACCGGCTTCGGGCTGATGTGCACCAGGCGGTCGGTCACGCTGCCGAGCAGCATGCGCGCGACCGCGCCGCGGCCCCGGCTGCCCGCCACCACCAGGTCGACGTCGCTCGCCTGGGCCGCCTCGGCCAGGCACTCCGCGGGCGCGCCGGACAGGACGAGCGTGTCGGCCTGGACGCCCGACTCGGCGAGCTGGCCCTCCGCATGGGCGAGCAGCTTCTCGGCGTAGGCGCGGTGGTCGGCCTCGACGTCGGCGGTGGTCAGTCCGTACGCGTCCGGCGGCAGGACCAGCCGCGGAACGACGTAGGCGAGCGTCAGCTTCGCCCCGAACCGCATCGCGATCTCCGTCGCCATCTGCGCCGCCTTGGTCGCGGGCTCGGAGCCGTCGATCCCCACCAGGATGCGCTTCATGACCTGCCTCCTCTCCACGAGGACTGACGTACAAGGGGGATGCCGAGGGCGGTGGCCACCGCGGCGCGGCAAGCCTCTCACGCGCCGTGCGGTCGCCTGCGCCGGTCCCTCCGCCGCACGTCCGGCGCACGGCAGAAGGTGCGGCACCTCCCGGCTCGCCGCAGAATTCGCAGCTCCCGGTTGGGGCGCGGGTGGTTCGCGCCCCCCCGGAGCGGCGGATGGCCTGGAGCTTGTAGGGAGGGGCTCCGCGCCCGCGTGCCGTGCAAGCCTTTCGGGCGACCAGGAGAGACGACATGCCCCAGACCACCCACCCGGCCGGGCGCGGCCGCGACCTCAGCGTGATGACGCTCGAGATCGCGGGCGCCGCGAGCACGCGCACCCTGTCCGCCGTGCTCTGCCCGCGCGAGCAGCGCGCCAAGCCCCTCGACGACTGCCTGCCGTGCGTCGACAGCCAGGGCGAGGCGCGCGATCCGGGCGCGCGCCCGGGATTCGTCGAGTGCCTGGGCGAGGGCCCGGCGCGGGCGGCACCGGCGCGCGAGCCGGGCGATCCCGAGGCCTCGCTCGCGGACCGGACGCCGGTGCAGGCCGTGATGACGCGGGTGGTGATCGCCGTCCAGGCCGACCTGCCGCTCGAGCGGGCCCGGGCGCTGTTCCTGGAGCGGGGGATCGGCGGCGCGCCGGTTGTGGACGACGCCGGCAAGCCGCTCGGGATCCTCTCCAAGACCGACCTGCTGCGCGCGGGCGCCGGGCGCCCGGGGGGGACGGTGGCCGACGAGATGAGCCGGAACGTGCTCACCCTGCCGGAGCAGGCGCCCATCTCCGAGGCGGCGGCGCTGCTGGCGGCGGAGGGCGTCCACCGCGCGCCGGTGGTGGGGCGCGAGGGCCGGGTGGTCGGGATCGTCACCGTCCTCGACCTGCTGCGCTGGCTCGCCCAGCAGGACGGGCAGCTCATGCCCTCCGGCCACAGCCTGCAGGCACGCTGAGCCCGGGCGAGCCGGACCCCCGAAGCACCGCGGCCCGCCGGACGCCTCGAGGAGGCGCCCGCGGGCCGCGCGGCGTTTCAGGGACCGGGCTCGCGCTACTTCGCGCGGACGGTCGTCTCTTCCTTGGCGGCCGGCTCGGGCTCGTCGGACTTCGCCTCGCGGAGCGCGCGCCGGAAGCTCCGGACGCTCTCGCCGAGGCCCTTGCCCAGCTGGGGCAGCTTGTTGCCGCCGAAGAGCAGCAGCACGGCGAGGAGGATGAGGAGCAGCTCTGGGAGTCGGAGACCGAACATGAAGGGACCTCGGGGTGACGGCGGCCGCGCGCGGCGGCAGCGACCTTATAACCCGGTCAGGCGTTCGCGTCTTCCGTCGCGATGGCCGCCAGCCGGCGGGGGTCGAGGACGCGCACGCCGCGCGAGGCGTCGACCACCCCGTCGCGCTCGAGGCGGGTGAGGCAGCGCGAGAGCGTCTCCGGCCGCATCCCGAGGAGGCGCGCCACGACCTGCTTGCGGACGGCGTTGGGGCGATCGGCGAGGAAGCGCGCGTGCGCCAGGGCGAAGCGCGCCACCCGCGACAGGCAGTCGCCCTGCCGGTAGTTCACCTCGTCGCGCTGCAGCTTGCCCTCGGTGAGGAGGAGGTCGAGCACCGCGCGCGCCGGGCTCCGATCGGGGCCGACCCAGCTGCTCATCTGATCGCCCGCGATCCCGCACAGCTTCACCCGCGAGAGCGCGCGCACCTCGTAAGGCGAGGGGTCGCCGCGCAGCGACTCGGTGCACAGGAGCGAGGCCGGGCCGCGGAGCGTGAGGAGCACCTCGCTCCCGCGCGGGCTGACGGCGGAGAGCGAGACGAAGCCCTCCTTCACGAAGTAGACGGTGCGCGGCCGCTCCCCCTGGGCGCAGAGCGTGGCCCCCGCCTCGCGCGCCGTCGGGGTGAACCGGCAACGCCCTGCCGAGGCTACGCCAAGCGAGCAGACGTTGCAGTCGTTCACCGGCGCGGTCGAGAGCACGGGAGACCTCCAGGGTAACTTCGCTTGATCGCCGTCGCTTTGCATGAGCTAGGCCCGCGTAACTACGGAGAATCAGGGGGTGCGACATGCAGGCCTTGCGCTTTGGCCCGGATCAACGCGGGTGTTACGCAACGTTTGCGATCCAGGGAGGGGCTCGCACGGTGAGCGCGAGGGCAGGCGGAGGGCGACGCGGCCGGCCGCGCGCGGGCCGGATTCACTAAGATGGCGCGATGGACAAGCTGGACCGGATTCGCCTGGCCGTGATGGAGGGCCTCGCGCCCCTCCCGACCGAGCGCGCCCCGCTCGCGGCGGCGGGGGGCCGCTGGCTGGCGCACCCGGTCGCCGCGGTCCGTCCCGCGCCGCCCGAGACCTGCTCCGCGATGGACGGCTGGGCGGTGCGCTCGGCCGACGTCCACGGCGCGGCGCGGCTGCGCGCGGGGCGGACGATCTTCGCGGGCGAGCTCCCGGGGGCGCCGCTCGCCCCAGGCGAGGCGATCCGCATCTTCACCGGCGCCCCGCTGCCGCCGGGCGCGGACGCGGTGGTGCGCGAGGAGGCGGCGCGCGAGGCCGCGGGCGAGGTCGAGCTGCGGGACGCGGCGCGCCCGGGGGAGAACGTGAGGCTGGCGGGCGAGGACGTCGCGGCGGGGGGGCTCGCGCTGGACGCCGGGCGGCGGCTCGGTCCGCGCCAGCTCGCGCTGCTGGCCGCGGTCGGCGTGGAGGAGGTCCAGGTCGTGCGCCGCCCGCGCGTGGCGCTCCTCTCGACCGGCGACGAGGTGCTCTCCGGCCGCACGCCGGACTCGAACGGCGTGGCGCTGGCGGGCGCGCTCCGCGCCCTGGGCGCGGATGTGGCGCCCGAGCGCGTCGGCGACGATCTCGACCGGCTGGCGGCGGCGCTCGAGCGCGCGCTCGCGTCGGCCGACGCCGTGGTGACGATCGGCGGCGTCTCGGTGGGCGCTCACGACCACGTCCGGGCCGCCGTGGAGCGGGCCGGGGGCGAGGTCCGGGTGCACGGGGTGCCGATGAAGCCCGGGAAGCCGTTCCTGTTCGCCCTCGCGCGCGAGAAGCCCGTCTTCGGCATGCCCGGGAGCCCCTCCGCGTGCCTGGTCGCGTTCGAGGTCTTCGCGCGCCCGGCGCTGCTGGCGCTCGCCGGCGCCGCGCGGCGCTTCCGCCGCGCGCTCGCCCTGCCGCTGGCCGAGCCCGCCGGGGGCCGCCCGGGCCGCGCGCGCTTCCTGTGGGCGGCGGTGGAGGACGACGGGCGGGTGCGCCCGATCGGCCGCGACGCCGCCCAGGTGCGGGGGCCCGCGCTGGCCGACGCGCTCGTCCGGCTGCCCGAGGCGACGGGAGAGCTCCCCGCCGGCGCGCCCGTCGAGACGTGGCTGCTCGAGGAGGAGGCGCGGTGAAGCGCCCGCCCGTGCTGGCCTTCTCCGGGGCGAGCGGCTCCGGCAAGACGACCCTGCTCGTGAAGCTCATCCCCGCGCTGCGGGCGCGGGGCCTCGCCGTGGCGGCGCTCAAGCACTCCGGCCATGAGCACCCGTTCGACCGCCCGGGGAAGGACAGCGCCCGCCTGCGCGGGGCGGGCGCGCTGGCGGTGGCGCTCTCGGGCCCGCGCGAGGTCGCCTACTTCGGGCCACCCCGGCGCGCGCTGGCGGAGCTCGTCGCGCTGCTGCCGCCCTGCGACCTCGTCCTGGCCGAGGGCTTCAAGCGCGAGCGCGTCCCCCGGGTGGAGGTTCACCGCGAGGCGATCGACCGGGCGTTCCTGTGCGCGCGCGACCGGGGGGTGCTGGCGGTGGTGAGCGACGTCGAGCCGCCCCGCCCGCTGCCCTGGTTCGCGGCCCGGGAGGTGGAGGCGCTGGCCGAGTGGGTGGCGCGCTGGGCGAAGGGGGGCGAGCGCGCGCTTGCCCTCCCCAGGAAGCGTGCTCAACGTTCGACTCGCAGCTCAGACGAGGTGCGGGAGAACGGCATGGCGAGGACCACCACCAAGAAGACGGGCGCCCGCCGCGGCCGCGCCGGCGCGCGCGCGAGCGGCCCGAAGCGGCGCCGGGCCACGAGCCGCGCCCGGGCGAGCGGGGGCGGCGCCACGGTGCGCGAGGCGGGACGCAAGGGCGGCCGCCGCACGCTGGAGCGGCGGGGGCCGGAGTTCTACTCCCGCATCGGCCGCAAGGGCGGCAAGTCGAGCGGCGGGTCGCGCCGCGCCGCCGCCGCGGCGCGCGCGGGGCGCAGCGCGAGCCGCAAGGGCGGCCGCAGCTCGCGCACCCGCTGACGCGCGCGGGGCGAGCGGTACGGGCGCTCAGGGCCGGCGGTAGGCGCTGACCGCGCGCCGGGCCGCGCCCGCCGACTCGAGCGCCTGCTCCAGCGTGGCGCGCGCGCGGGCGGCGCTCTGGCCGCAGCGGGCGTGGAGCGCCGTCAGCTCCGCGAGCGCCGCGGGCGCGACGCGCTCGCCGCGCGCCTCGGCCTCCTGGCAGGCCCGGCTCGCCTCGCCCATGGCGGCCGCGGCGCCGGGCGCGTCCCCCGCCTCGAGGGCGGTGGCGGCGCGCTCGAGCGCGCCGGCGAGCGCCTCCGCGATCACGGCCTCGCCGCCCCGGCCTGCTCGGCCTGGAGCTGCTGGACCGCGCGCGCGAAGCCGTCGGCCACCGGCGCGAAGACGCGCTCCGCCTCGCGCGCCAGCCCGGCGTCGCGCCGCGCGTTGGCGAGCAGGAGCCGCTCCGAGACGAAGGTGTAGATCTGGCCCAGCTGCTCGCCCAGCTTCGGGTGGCGCGCGGCGTCGAAGGTGGAGTCGAGCTCGGCGACGATGTCGCCCGCCCGCGCCAGCGCCTGGTTCGCGTCGGCGTGCCGGCCCTGGTCGAGCGCGGTGGCGCCGCTGCGCATGTGGCGCAGCGCCGCCTCGAAGAGGAGGACCATCAGGCGCTCGGGGGAGGCGGTCTCGGTCTGGGCCTGGGCGTAACGGCGGGTCGGGTTCATGAGGGGGCTCACTTGGAGGTGCTCTGAGAGGCCTGGGAGGAGAGGAAGCTGCCGACGGTCTTCCACTGGCTGACCACCGACTCCATGGCGGTGAACTGCGCCTGGAGCGTCGCGTGGTAGGCGTCGAGCCGGCTCTGCAGCGTGGCGGCCTGGTCGTCCATCTGCTTCACGCGGTCCTGCAGGCCGGACTGCGCCAGCGAGAGGAGGCCGCTCGCCGGCAGCGTGTACTGGTCCACCGCGGCGCCCACCACCGCCGCGAGGCCGGTGGAGGCGGTCGAGAAGAGGGCG encodes:
- a CDS encoding CBS domain-containing protein, producing the protein MPQTTHPAGRGRDLSVMTLEIAGAASTRTLSAVLCPREQRAKPLDDCLPCVDSQGEARDPGARPGFVECLGEGPARAAPAREPGDPEASLADRTPVQAVMTRVVIAVQADLPLERARALFLERGIGGAPVVDDAGKPLGILSKTDLLRAGAGRPGGTVADEMSRNVLTLPEQAPISEAAALLAAEGVHRAPVVGREGRVVGIVTVLDLLRWLAQQDGQLMPSGHSLQAR
- a CDS encoding CBS domain-containing protein, whose product is MQQPDEAAPAAESGVRTLRVGDFMTRELVTLKETDDLALAEQMLRLGAIRHLPVVRDGKLVGLVTQRDLLRASATRPARTTAASEIMVREPVTVSPTTSLVRAARVMLERKYGCLPVCGDDGALLGIITEADFVRFAADMVQDLDLVAEAVQGSTRA
- a CDS encoding Crp/Fnr family transcriptional regulator, coding for MLSTAPVNDCNVCSLGVASAGRCRFTPTAREAGATLCAQGERPRTVYFVKEGFVSLSAVSPRGSEVLLTLRGPASLLCTESLRGDPSPYEVRALSRVKLCGIAGDQMSSWVGPDRSPARAVLDLLLTEGKLQRDEVNYRQGDCLSRVARFALAHARFLADRPNAVRKQVVARLLGMRPETLSRCLTRLERDGVVDASRGVRVLDPRRLAAIATEDANA
- a CDS encoding molybdopterin molybdotransferase MoeA, which gives rise to MDKLDRIRLAVMEGLAPLPTERAPLAAAGGRWLAHPVAAVRPAPPETCSAMDGWAVRSADVHGAARLRAGRTIFAGELPGAPLAPGEAIRIFTGAPLPPGADAVVREEAAREAAGEVELRDAARPGENVRLAGEDVAAGGLALDAGRRLGPRQLALLAAVGVEEVQVVRRPRVALLSTGDEVLSGRTPDSNGVALAGALRALGADVAPERVGDDLDRLAAALERALASADAVVTIGGVSVGAHDHVRAAVERAGGEVRVHGVPMKPGKPFLFALAREKPVFGMPGSPSACLVAFEVFARPALLALAGAARRFRRALALPLAEPAGGRPGRARFLWAAVEDDGRVRPIGRDAAQVRGPALADALVRLPEATGELPAGAPVETWLLEEEAR
- a CDS encoding universal stress protein, with translation MKRILVGIDGSEPATKAAQMATEIAMRFGAKLTLAYVVPRLVLPPDAYGLTTADVEADHRAYAEKLLAHAEGQLAESGVQADTLVLSGAPAECLAEAAQASDVDLVVAGSRGRGAVARMLLGSVTDRLVHISPKPVLVVR
- the mobB gene encoding molybdopterin-guanine dinucleotide biosynthesis protein B, producing the protein MKRPPVLAFSGASGSGKTTLLVKLIPALRARGLAVAALKHSGHEHPFDRPGKDSARLRGAGALAVALSGPREVAYFGPPRRALAELVALLPPCDLVLAEGFKRERVPRVEVHREAIDRAFLCARDRGVLAVVSDVEPPRPLPWFAAREVEALAEWVARWAKGGERALALPRKRAQRSTRSSDEVRENGMARTTTKKTGARRGRAGARASGPKRRRATSRARASGGGATVREAGRKGGRRTLERRGPEFYSRIGRKGGKSSGGSRRAAAAARAGRSASRKGGRSSRTR
- a CDS encoding sensor histidine kinase encodes the protein MEETLFDELKRYVGWSEVDERALRALHASAAPHFPAVAEVFYATILGHEGAKRSLTGGESQVGHLKITLQRWLDTLLRGPWDEAYYQNRSRIGRYHVRIELPQHYMFGAMNVVRRELNAIVDDTYRTSPDALKTVREALGRILDLELAVMLHTFREDLVAQSARAERLATFGQLVGSIGHDLRNPLGVIETSLFILRGRVGADERVKKHLDRIGDQLGVANGIITNLLDMIRNRPLVKERVRLEQVVAGAVDAVMRPEAMRFRAEGLAGLEVEGDPGQLRQVFVNLLSNAVEAASPAGAVSIAASREDGRITVAVEDSGPGVDPAVARRLFEPLITTKERGIGLGLALVKRIVERHGGSVAYEPPAGGGARFLVHLPA
- the tatA gene encoding twin-arginine translocase TatA/TatE family subunit → MFGLRLPELLLILLAVLLLFGGNKLPQLGKGLGESVRSFRRALREAKSDEPEPAAKEETTVRAK
- the fliS gene encoding flagellar export chaperone FliS, which gives rise to MNPTRRYAQAQTETASPERLMVLLFEAALRHMRSGATALDQGRHADANQALARAGDIVAELDSTFDAARHPKLGEQLGQIYTFVSERLLLANARRDAGLAREAERVFAPVADGFARAVQQLQAEQAGAARP